Proteins from one Bos taurus isolate L1 Dominette 01449 registration number 42190680 breed Hereford chromosome 7, ARS-UCD2.0, whole genome shotgun sequence genomic window:
- the LOC112447477 gene encoding LOW QUALITY PROTEIN: putative olfactory receptor 7A2 (The sequence of the model RefSeq protein was modified relative to this genomic sequence to represent the inferred CDS: inserted 1 base in 1 codon), which yields MAKDIWSHLKNVNNASLYENSHDIYRFPGNHTHRETVRNQTASSEFLLMGFSESPELQPLIFGLFLSMYLITMFGNLLIILAVSSDPHLHTPMYFFLYNLSFVDTCFTSTTIPKMLKNIWAQSKVITYEGCIIQMQFFALFIGLDVFLLTVMAYDHFVAICHPLHYTVIMSPRICGLMVLVSWIVSVLNSLLESLMMLRLSFCTVLEIPHFFCELNQMIQLACSDTFLNNLEMYFKAVFLAGGSLICIVYSYFKIVSSIHRISSAQGKYKAFSSCASHLLVVSIFYXTGLGVYLSLAGTCSSHSSAAASVMYTVVTPMLNPFIYSLRNKDLKKGLKKLFGKVILKGPIVINLKKYL from the exons ATGGCAAAAGATATATGGTCCCATTTAAAAAACGTGAATAATGCCAGTTTGTATGAAAACAGTCATGATATTTACCGCTTTCCTGGTAATCATACCCACCGTGAGACAGTAAGGAACCAAACAGCAAGTTCAGAATTTCTTCTTATGGGATTTTCAGAGTCACCTGAACTGCAGCCCCTCATATTTGGGCTTTTTCTCTCCATGTACCTGATCACCATGTTTGGaaacctgctcatcatcctggccGTCAGCTCAGACCCCCacctgcacacccccatgtacttcttcctctacAACCTGTCCTTTGTAGACACCTgcttcacctccaccaccatcccaaagATGCTGAAGAACATTTGGGCACAGAGTAAAGTTATAACCTATGAAGGCTGCATTATCCAGATGCAGTTTTTTGCACTCTTTATAGGATTGGACGTCTTCCTCCTgactgtgatggcctatgaccactttgtggccatctgccaccccctGCACTACACGGTCATCATGAGCCCCCGGATCTGTGGACTGATGGTGCTGGTGTCCTGGATCGTCAGTGTCCTGAATTCCTTGTTAGAAAGCTTAATGATGTTGAGACTGTCCTTCTGTACAGTCTTAGAAATTCCCCATTTTTTCTGTGAACTCAATCAGATGATCCAACTTGCCTGTTCTGACACCTTTCTCAATAATTTGGAGATGTATTTTAAAGCTGTGTTCCTGGCTGGTGGTTCCCTTATATGTATTGTTTACTCTTACTTTAAGATAGTTTCCTCCATACATAGAATCTCATCTGCTCAGGGGAAGTATAAAGCATTTTCCAGCTGTGCATCACACCTTTTAGTTGTCTCGATATTTT GTACAGGCTTAGGTGTTTACCTTAGCTTGGCTGGTACTTGCAGCTCACACTCAAGTGCAGCAGCCTCggtgatgtacactgtggtcacacccatgctgaaccccttcatctacagtCTGAGGAATAAAGACTTAAAGAAGGGTCTGAAAAAACTCTTTGGAAAGGTAATTTTAAAAGGTCCTATTGTCATTAATCTTAAGAAGTACCTGTAG